Genomic segment of Mytilus edulis chromosome 12, xbMytEdul2.2, whole genome shotgun sequence:
ACAAAAGACCAAACGACAAAGAAATGAACAGCTATTGGTCACCAAAACCGCATTGAACAACGATCAAACACATtacgcatagtcatctataaaagatCCAGAGAAGCACAATGCATGAAATGTAagacaattcaaactagaaaaccaacggccttattatTATagaaacaaatgaacgaaaatttAATGTGTAACATACCTACGAACGGCAACCACTGagtaacaggctcctgacttggaacagacacatacatacagattgTGGCGATATTAAATAAATGTACGTTTGTGGAACCCAAACCCTCTTCCTTACCTTGGACAGTTGTGTTACAGTACAATTATTAGAcagaactttaaaaatcagttggttttataactattgcCAGTTAAACACTTGATTGGTGTATTTACCTGAACAACACTACTTCGAACAAAGGTATATAAAAGTAGATACATATTATACTATACTAAGTTGTAGAATGTGCATGTTGTATTTAATGTCTAGTTCATTTCAATCATTTCTTACTTTAATGAAGACCTGTATCTtgttattttgtatgtatttattttgtatgattAATAATCTAAAGAATGAGATTATTCTAAGAACTTACCCACAGTTAGAACATCTGAATAAGTCTCCATGGCGTTGCTCCTTTTTTTCAAGGACTGGTACGGTACACACTTGCTATCAAAAAGATTTGATGTctttatgttttttataaatgtttcaataaataattcattttgaaattatttaattcTATGTTAAAGTACTATgtaaaatgtgtttttgttttgtaaactttTTGATATTAAGGATAAAAGTACAGGTAAACACACTAATGTACAAAACTGTtgttgtcatttttcaataaaGTATAATGAAATACGAAACTATTATAGTTTCATAATATGTCTTATCATTTAACAGTACCCTCAcattatataaaatgtacatttggatatttgaaatattcttcaatattttataatgatgttaactttaaaaaaaacactcttttgtagataatatttttttcttttactcaATGTAAAGTGATTAGTTGTATCATCAATGCATAAACTGTTAAGATTAATTGTGTTATCAATATGATCAACGCAGTGCTTATCATATGTTTTGTAGAACTGCATGAGAAGTGAGAGCTATCtggctaatttttttttcattaattgtgGACGGTGTTAATTCGTTACTTAAAGCGCTTCATTAATCGAAAAACACTGTCCACGTCAGTAGTCACCAATATAGTTTAtgttacttataaaaaagaacGTGTGTATTGGAGATCTATTTAAAAAGAGTAGATATATTTCAAGCTTTCAATCTTAAGTTGTGGTATGTGTATTTGTCAGTCATTTCTTGCTAtatatgaactttaaaaaaaaattcactcaaTATTTTAAAGTATTCCAAGGTTTATGATGCAAACTGTATCAAATTAAAGACATCGCATATTGTTATATTTACCTAATAGTATATGTCCCTATCATTTGTCTGATGTCATCTTCAGCTACAGATTTACGACTAAAGGATATTTTGGGAAACTCTGGAAGAGAATTTATAGTGAGTTTGTCAATTTCTTCTTTTAGATTATTGATCTTTTGTACCAAACTTCCATCCTGTCGGGTCTTATCTAGTTAATTTCTCTTTCTGTCTAAGGTCTGTCCACCAACAAGCACGGATTTAGCATCagacaaaatattcatcagtTTGTCTTTCTCCTTTTTGGATTGTTCTTTCACCAATGCAATCATCTGAGCTACAGATTTATCAACCATGCGTTTAATCATGTTGCCTTCATCGTTGATGGCTTTTATAACATACTCTACGGAATTATCAAACACATTCAAGCTTTCCTCAATcttctttatgttttgatttgcttCATTTGTCTTGGCACGAAGTTTTGTTTCATTATCTCCACGTAGTTGAAGGAGTATATCGACAATCTTGGAAAATGTATGCCCATTGTGTTTTCCTGTCACACAACTTGTACATATCTCTGCATTACATGTGTTACAATTTAAGGTAAGTTCTTCTTTGTGTTCACTACATTTCGATTTAGCTTCCGGGATCAGGTCGGTGGCTTTTTGAAACTGATGGCTTCTCGATAACTTCTGCTTTTTATGTACAAACTTACAGTTTTCACAATAGTATTCTTCACAGTCTATACAATAGTGTGACCCAGGGGCACTCACGCAAACCTCGCAGGTTTTAGACGCAGCTTGAGCCATTgtgaatttaattaaaatcacAGGTAAGACAGGTGATTGTATCACATGACAGAGATTTCTAATCTTAAATCAGGTACGATAACTAATGTATGTAAACGTTTGACGAGATTTTATTAGAACAATTTAAACAGTATGTGTTGATTAATGTTAAAAATACTTTagtttacaaaatatacaataaatacatgtataatggtaATGGACATTTGTATATTTTAGTGTAATATGAGTACACCAATATAGCTAACGTTTAAATAACGTAGTGTGTTTTAAACAGGATATCAcctaatatttacaaaaatgtgtattttaatgtaaatagTGTACTCGATAGCATTATAAATATTGTGTATCGTCTGATTATTTTCCaccaaaagataaacaaatattaagattagattttatattgtaaataatgatTGATTTTATAactgcttttaaaattttaagacatTATATCAAATGTGTATTCAAATAacattatataattcactaacaatcATAGCCTTAAACGGGTCTATTTAATGCATGTatctttaattaattaattattgcAATGAAATATGTTGGTGCTTTCGATTTTAAACTCtgtattatttttgatattcaaatttattttcgcGGAAATCTTCTTCTAAAAAATACACGAACACATATTGTTACCAATACACATGTCAAAGCAATAAACAGATGTGTTGTAACACAAGGAACCACTAAGGCATCATTAGTAAGGATTAGTATGTGTGTCACGtctgaattataaataaataattcaggTTTGTACTGCCGTTGTCGTTCTGAATATTGGTTTCATTAAAGGTactgtttatattattttcttcaatgactatattataataatttacaTGCATGTCCAGACCGCAATCGCAGGTATAACCGGTATTATTTTGCTCTTATAAACATATTTACTCTgagtttaaaataacaaaaaaatcataagtcATATATTTGAAGATGTCACATTAGAGATAAAAGGACGAAATTACTTCAGACTTGAATAGGGTTAAGATATTTTATCATTTCACTGTTCTTCAAAACTCCATGTAAAGATCAAGATAACGTACGACACAGAAACGTCCACTTATGACAAAGCTGTTGATATGAGCGACGAGGGGAGATCAGAAAGATTTGCAATATCAGAACTTCCTGTCTACTATCAAACAAATGAAACCAAATATATAGTACGTGTAAATATCAAACTTGCCTTCTACTGACCTTGACATCCTGTTCATGATTTTAATAGGCTGTTTCGTAGATCCAAAATACAAGCAATAGGTCGACCGTATTTGTTTAtgaatatatagttttgttttgatattaaatGAGAAATTTAATTGCCAATGACACAGCTATTTataagagaccaacatgacattACACAAGTTAGAGTCAATACAATTTGTTCAGATGTGTTACAATAGCAGATTTATTCAATTGACATGTcttgattgaaagattatgtttgtcttcaaatgttgaaatttaattgGAATCGAGTTCTCCATATCGCAATATAGATATAACTAAAGAGAGACAACAGAAAAGTACAGTACTTTCAACCTTAACCGTCTATTTTAGCGATCAATCAGcagtcatcgatcagtcaccgatcagtcaaggtCACGTCTAACTCACGTTACCAATCAATCAGATTtatgatacatttttttcaaatccgATGAGTGCTAAGACGGTGTTTATTGCGACAGTCAAACAAATTTTCCGAAGATGCTCTAAAAATGATATCAAATGATCATTCATCGTAAATGTCGGTTTATTATTTCAATAGCATAAAGACATATGAGTTTTGCATACCTGAAAATAAAGCCATAAAAAATAACGTTTATTTCCCcttaaaatcgaaaaaataaataaagcaagAAACTGATTTTAGTTTGGTAAATGACTTGTTATGCCCTATTGAAttcttatataaaaagaaaaacatggtGTTATTGGGCAAAATGATGTACCCAGTAATTTGAACTTGGATAGACATAAAGGTTAAAATACCTCAAGTTTCTGAGAAGcgttgtttaaaacaaaaaatattaccaGTTTGCGCTAGCTTTGGAATTTTTGTTTACCTGAACATCATCAAGTGATTGCTGTGGATGTTTGTGTGGTGGTAACACAATCTAAAATATCGCTTTGTAATCGCGTACGCATCAACAATACCGTAATATATTTCCGGCTCTGTTAGAAATTGCTAATTATTTGTCTAAACTATTCCATGTAAAGTTTTGCCGACTTTTGTTCCTCTTgtcgatttaattttttttgtagaagTCAATTATTGATCCTCTGTagactttttttgtaatattatttaCTGTAAAGTGTCACAAAACTCTCATAGAGGGCCAGTTTATGTCAACAACGAAAGTTGTAAAAAATGTTTATGTTGATAGTAGAGTAACCGaactttcttttaaaaacatttgtttactttttattgatatgaATAAGACAATCAGATAATAATAAGGAAAACTCAACCTGACAGTTGTCGTGTTTGAATTATTCTTATTTACATTAAGTaagttgtcattttgttttgagCGTGTTCTAAATATTCTATTCGTGGAGCATACACTTACTTTCAATCAAGATCGATACCTGGGTCACCGTAAAATCATATTTATTGCAGTTTGTCAAACACTATTTTTTATCATTGAGAAACTTCATATTTTCtaacaatataatataatttaaacTTTCAGCTGATATAACAGAGTtttctccctgtagtgttatgtaccaccttaaacgAAGATTATCCAGAATACATGTACAAAACTTCCGTCTTTTCTACATGATAATACTATCAAATACATCTCATCTTATGGCGGTTGATAgcaatataataaaatcaacataTCGCGCATTGATGCTTTGTGTACATGTCTCGTTTATCTTCTCGTTTTCGGCTGGTCACGCTAGTCAAAATGAAAATACTTGAGTTCTAATTAATGAAACACATATCTGCTACGCCACATGCTTATTGAACTGATGTTCGATTACGCCACATACGTCAACTGTTTTTGTACTtgtactttagaaaaaaacatatgattatTTTTCGTTCTAACACTTTGTAGATACAAGTACAATGgtaatgattttcaaatattttatcaaatgctTTTTGCATTAgcatcatgataaaaaaaaaaagtcaacataGATCCATGGCAATTGTTTATGAACAAACTAATGTTAAACAGggaagaaacaaacaaaacaaaccacaaaggAGTTAACAATATATGCATTTGAACAATACCATAATTTTAAAATTCTTGCAGAAacacacgttttttttttgtaatgttaatgcTCGCTAAATGtaattacaatattttacatGGGCTATCTTAATAATGTATTATAGTAAAAGTATCCGTTTATTTGTTTTTGgcgaatattacttttactgttcacATGAAAATTatatggtattattgccaataagacaactctacacgagagaccaaatgacatagaaataagACAACTAGTAtgcaccgtacggccttcaacaatgcacaaAGCCCAAACCACATactcagttataaaaggcccggaATGACAAGGTAATACAATTAAAACGAGACAAGTGTGTGTacacaaaattaacaaatatataagacataaataaacgacaaacactgaattacaggcacatatatacacatggaaaaaagtattgcaacaccaaattgaaattcaaattaaaaaaaaacactttttaaatttttgtgatataattttttgaaataaaactacttaaacattatttaaatatcacctgagtttaataaAAACATATCGACTCGATATgctcttatctgcacatgcagctactgtactcgtaagcaataaaaaaacagatgtttctatcctcattgttttcaacactttaaataactaagttgataaagttatgtgattgacaccttgtaattggtcatccacaactcataactgcagcaagatggcagataatcaGTATGATAGAAGCAGGTAagtcgctgtgacaattgcacgtattgttggtcatcaccattccactataagtcgttttgagaataaaaatcaggcaacaaacgatgtGAAAGAACTTCCAAGATCAAGAAGATCCCATATACCATCTgttagggaaaatcaagcataatgaatgTTGGTCAGAATGAAACCCATTGCAAAAAATACAATCCTAAATAGAGAGTGATGAAaatacaggagcctttaaacaagaactgttcgagatcggctcATCACTACTGGTTATCGTgtgataagaccatttcggggacctttgtCTACGAACCGACACACAGTTGCCCGTGTCCAATATAgcgcagagctcgccaaagttggaatttagcatcgtggaggaagatccattgttccaatggaattcgggtTATCTTCCTTGTCCCGATCGTAGCCCGAATTAAAAGATATCGATcttatatgggacactattgggcgtaaagtgcacgaaagtacaccccagttcaaacacgtcatgaaaaaaataatatccttCGTCAGGAATGGTTGCTGATTTCTTAGCAACAAATTACTCGACTTATGGCAgtaatcagaagacgttaagatgtgGTTATCCGTTTGAATCGAGGCTGCGCAAAAGTACTAATTCCAGCGTATAAcaatcaaccatgatgtgaacaatcatctaaagattaattttgaaatgtctgacattgtaaagttcgactacagtaaaatttgtaaaatacacttttttgtacaaataacactacattgtgttataaaaaatttggttaaataaaacattttttttcatacaatttttgttcgttttaatgccaatgttatcattaactacgtttcaatattattttacaaatattttatcatattccatccaaaataagaggctgatttttcaagttttaaaaatcaaggggttgcaatacttttttccatgtgtatatatacagaatatgTTATGGGGATCCAAACACTCCCCTAAacattggacagtggtgtaacagtacaccaTAAGAACCAACTatagaaattagttgaaaaacgAATAACTCATCAGGTGGATAaaaatacgaatactaaaaatacaATTGAACGGGGCAGGATACTTTCATATCTAAACAACAAAATACAGAAagtacaaatctgagagtactcgcagttactgacagcaagTGCAACGAcactaacaacatgaacaactattaaaacaaatattgcatcTAAGACTCAATTATCAACCAGTTCCCATCCATGATAAGTCTGTTTTTGTGagataaaatgttttgttttcttgtcttttgCCTTTAGTGGTGTGCTTTGCCACtatgattttatgtttttttttgttacatttgacATGGATCAATTCTTATACATCctgccattgtgttattgtgcttttGTAATTTTTGTCTTCTTGAATTACATTTTCGAAAATGTGCTGTTGTATGTGCCTTATTGTACtcatttttgattgtttttatagtgattaagattatagcaCAACTTTAaatgctgtatccctatttttgacattttaaccaaTTATGTATGTTTGGTTTTGTTCAcccatcgttgtcaatataatggaatgtggtgcgactgtcatacaagtgaacgCTGAGCTAGCTTTAAataagttcaatccaccatttttcacAAAAGGAAATGCCAGGaccaagtaaggaatataacagttgttatcaattcgttttttttttggatgagctttttttaatacattgttATGCTTTGCAGGTGATTTGCGTATTATCAAAGGTCACGCTGCGAATCAAGGACGACTAGAAATTAAATATAAAGGAGAATGGGGAACCGTATGTGATAACCAATTTGAGAATGTTGATGCAAAAGTAGCATGTAGACAGCTCAGTTATTGGTATGTATTACGTTTAGAGAGTGATATTAAAtgcaaaatgtatttcaaattataaagatattaaaaaaaatgtatgagtgccaatgagacaactctccaatcaagtcacaatttataaaagtaaaccattataggtgaaaTAACAGTCTTGAACATGTGAGACCTCCGGTATCTCAATGTATACTCAACTCAAATTTTCAATGAGTCGTGATATTATTGACATTACAGAAAAAGTTTATAAGAAACCAACACATTGACGTCATACTTAAAGTTCGACCAACCATTTGTCGTAtacaaaaaaagtattaagaGACTGTAAAAGTTTGTCTAACACCGACCAATACATGTGTAAAACCAAGTTTTCAACTGAATATTGATAGTACTTGATATAGTAAAGATAATTTAAGAAAAAGGAGTGACTAACTAAAACAATGTATCTTTAATGTATTTATAGTTCAGGATTGATGCTTCCTGCACATAAAGTAGACGATGGCATAGGTACCATTTGGTTAAATCATGTAAATTGTTCTGGTTCAGAAGGCAATTTACTTAATTGCAACTACAATCACGATATATCACCATGTCGTCACTACCAGGATGTTGGCGTCCATTGTTTTCTTAACTGTTCAACAGGAGATGAAGGTATTATTTGTTCAAGACAAACGATTAAAGCACGTGGATATGAATTGAGAAAGCTATTTGACTAGTGCTTGGCCTGCAAAGGGAATTTCACGAAATTTTACCGGGATCACGATCACgactaattaaaaaatcattatctatttttactttattttcaatatcCTGTGTTTATATCGCGAATTAAAAGTATATACAATATAAGGGTTTTGTAATacatctgaaataaaatacaaaaaaggtatGTAGACATTATTTAAGGAAAATTTAATGTGCCTATGTTTataatagagagaaaaaaaaaacagtcatataaaaatatgtgtatttgaataataaaattattttaaataccaATAGAACAAACATATTGTTGTTCTTTTAAAAGTTAATTTTGCAACCCTTCTAAACAATCTGAACTAGAAAGTATGATAATAATCGTTCAGATCAGTCATGTgcactttttcatattttatattaacattatcATTGTGATTATGCTGGATAATAAATTCCAAACTCAAGTCATCCATATATTAATAAGTCAAACACCATTACTCATACAAAATCAGTCAATGTGATAATGATAAGCCAGGCAATCATAGTGAAATGAAATACACATgtttatcggtcgtcccactgtctatatcactctgttcagctcttaatattattccgtatcatgtctttgtgacgtcaaatacgttgacccggtcttaataactttgacccggacatatcagcgacgtcataatgtttgaaccgacgttaataactttgacccgaacttatcaagtcatcttttgtgtgctggtgaaacaaagaaaacacttctgaaacacgcaaatatagcccgataaatcgattatcagattatctgcatattgatattgtaaaatatcagctgcttgacattatatgaaggctttttgatctcgttcgctacgctcactcgacaaaaagcttcatattatgtctcgcagctgatattttacgatatcaacatgtagataacctgataatcggtacatattTAGATTTTGGCGATTTGATCGATCATAGTAATGGCGGATGGCATATATGTTTCCTTATACTTTATATTACACATGATACGTTTCTGCAACTGTTAAAATACGATTTGAAATTAATTaagaaaaattgataaaaactgGTATTTCTGAATGTTAAACAATCGAAGCAATTGTAAGTACAAATTGCATTGGCAAttaatataattgagaatggaaatggggaatgtgccaaagagacaacaacccgaccatagaaaaacaacagcagaaggtcaccaacaggtcttcaatgtagcgaaaaattcccgacTAGACAGTCGTGTCATATTTTCAACACACTACGAATTATAGTGTAATATAAATAAGTGTGCGTTAATTAATTACAAATTATCTCAAACAGCCCTCAAAGAGAGTACATCTGCTTTAAAACTTAAATATTGCATTACAGGTGGTTTGCGTATTACTGATGGTGTCACTGAGAATCAAGGACGACTAGAAACTTATTATAAAGGTGAATGGGGAACAGTTTGTGATAATCAATTTCAGAATGTTGACGCAGAAGTAGCCTGTAGACAGCTCGGATATTGGTGCGTATTTTGTTTAAAGCAGAATTTCAAACGTCAGATATAATGAGATATCTTAttcatttatatcaatttttagCTAATCCATGAAACAATCGAAATGTGCTCGATACATTCACGTCGGGTGTACGTGAACAAAGTTTTCGGGTACTGAAAAGACCTGTTACACGTAGCTCTAGCGCATTGGTACATGTAAACAATATGAATTATGATCCGAAGGGCCATTCATACGATTGagactaattaaaaaaaaacgattcaAAGGAatcaaatttgaagaaaacaataaGGTTATTAATATGTTACTGTCCAATGTAAGAtgaattgaaatataatatatagtaaATATTCTAATAA
This window contains:
- the LOC139497600 gene encoding E3 ubiquitin-protein ligase TRIM71-like; the encoded protein is MAQAASKTCEVCVSAPGSHYCIDCEEYYCENCKFVHKKQKLSRSHQFQKATDLIPEAKSKCSEHKEELTLNCNTCNAEICTSCVTGKHNGHTFSKIVDILLQLRGDNETKLRAKTNEANQNIKKIEESLNVFDNSVEYVIKAINDEGNMIKRMVDKSVAQMIALVKEQSKKEKDKLMNILSDAKSVLVGGQTLDRKRN
- the LOC139497601 gene encoding neurotrypsin-like is translated as MIEAGDLRIIKGHAANQGRLEIKYKGEWGTVCDNQFENVDAKVACRQLSYCSGLMLPAHKVDDGIGTIWLNHVNCSGSEGNLLNCNYNHDISPCRHYQDVGVHCFLNCSTGDEGGLRITDGVTENQGRLETYYKGEWGTVCDNQFQNVDAEVACRQLGYCSGQMIPAVRINDGQGTIWLNDVNCFGSESELLNCTYTIDTSNCHHSEDVGIHCFLICSTEDEGIIQ